The Nicotiana sylvestris chromosome 6, ASM39365v2, whole genome shotgun sequence genomic sequence ACTACTTACGGAGAAAAAAACGGAAACATCATCCTCATCCTCATCAGCATTTCCAATGGTcagagcatgcctcaataacagAAGGGCCATTAACTGCAGGAAAACAGAGTGCATCATTCAATAAGGTGAGCAAACAAAGTAAGAAGATTTAAAACAAAACTTTGTCATGAAGATCCACAGGTTTTGACATCCATAAACACGTAGGGCTACATGCCGTACCGCAAAAATCTTCAATATATTTAGGCAAGAAACTAATTCTCATGTCTGATCCaattggacaaccagaagaaaagCAGCACAAGAAATAAGAAGAGTAATAGAAGGAGAAGAGGAGAACAAAAGCATGAGCTCCACCAAGAAACCATTTCAACAACTTGCAGGGAGAATCTTGAAAGACAAGCATGAGTGTGTAAATAACCAACACCAGGATAGAATTATATAGAAAAAGGGTGGATGAGTtaatatcttctttttttttttgataaataaCTTTTTCTCTTACATATCAATACTAAAATATGACTCCAATACGATGAAAATCGATGAGACGAGCTGAAAGATGCATCCTTGGTAAAATTCTATAACCAATTCAATTTCACTCTGAAGTCTATTCCTAAATTACCATTACAAAGCTTAACATGAAATTCATGTATCACACTACCAAGGTTACTCCCACCCTCCTGTCAAGAGAAGCTTTTCTATCCATTCATGTATATACTAGCCAGAGGAACCATTCTAATGCATGCCCAACATTACTATTTGCCACTACTTAGCAAAAGAAAGTTTGCCATGCAATGGAACTACATGATATAGCTTCAGTTGCTTACTATTAAAGCAGCAGAACGACAAAATGCAGCTCCACTAGCATTTGAATCAGCATATTCATCATAGTCAGCGTCTAGAAGACGGCGTTCAGCGGCAGCCATTGCAAGAAGTCGTGGATCATGTAAGTCAATCTGAGTGCCACCCACTGTCCAACCTCTACTTAATCCACGTGGTTGAATTCATCATTGATACATAAGACAGAAAAGAAGCTTTTCAACACAGCAAGATTGCAAAAAGATGCTCTATTTATATTTCAATTGCTATATGACCACAGAGGCACCAGAAGCAGAGAGAAAGTGTCTGGATTTTATTGAACAATAAACCCAGAAAAACACCGTCAATGGAAAGAATTAAGGACAGAAAAAAAATAGTCAGAACAGATCACTTAACATAGGCAGAAGATATTAACGACAAAAAGTGGCATCATTGTAATTATCAGATTATGTTACAAAATTTAGTAACAAGGCCAAATTATGCACTAATAGTATATATCGTGAAAATTAAAATATCCCAAAAGATAAAAAGTTAAACATGTTATACGAACAGTAAATGGCAAAGATCTTTGCGGCTAGTTAATACTCTTATTTCTAAGTATTTTTTAAGAAGCCATAGTTGTTGGTCCACgggaaaagaaaaatattttcatccCAATGAAGCTGAGTTTTCATTTAACTACAACTCAATTTAATGCAGAACTCAATTTGTTAGTAAGCGAGGCTTTTtctttgcctcaataggattagtaaggtaaggtttagcccggttagtgttgccttggtcctatgcctttagaaattatccacacggctatgagattatatgccctcgtgagactttgcaggcagctacaccatgaatcctctacatgaggctgtcataggcaatgtgaggcgcagatgagtgattatatagccaaggcatatgggtaacaataccggtgctattgtcccccttatttgtacttttcctaattgttgtattcttcttttcttttattaatataaaaactagccctaggcacttgcctagcagattgccaaaaaaaaaaaaataataacaaaaatcaACATAAATAGTATGTAACTGTCACTGAACACCAATgatttttttctatgattaagGCTTCTGTTAGTGAAAAATGTTTGCTAAAATCTATCAAATAGCTGAGCATATTGTGAGGTTTCTGAAGAAGCAGAGGAGATTCACATATTCAAGTACACGGGAAGCCTAAATACAAACAACAGAAAGCTTATCCGTTGTcttcgctttttttttttttctgggaAAAGGGGAGAAAAGGCATCCcacagtaaaaaaaaaaaaaaactatatatCACATATTTTGTGCTGTAATTACCAAAATCCGCACAGTGTCAATACTCTCTAGTTAGTTTAAGGGGAATGACTGAATGGTATAAACTTTGGTACACAGATGAGAAAATAGTTATGACTTGAACATACCTAATGTCAATGGCTGTATCTTCAGATTGGGGAGGCGGTGGGGGAGCAGTATAGCCAGGTTGATAAGGCTGCAGGTTAGACAGAAAAATTTCTAAGTTTCGTAAGCCTGCCAGCTAGATAGAAAAAAATTCGTGTACTTGAACTACAAACTCCTTCAGTAAGTATTATCCAAATTTGTGATTCTAAAGTATCAATGTCCTATATTTCTGAAGTAAGAAAATGAATATACAGCTGAATTGCTGCATAGGAATTCGTGACACTCCTTCTAGCCAGGAAAGAGTATTGAGGAAGGAAAGTGCAGGCACACATCAAATAAATACGGTTGTCTATACTCTCGGCTAGTACAGAGTCAATTATGACATCTCACTATCTCACCTTCCCTCACTCTTTTCTGGCTCAATCATCTTAACATGTTTTGGGAAGGGAAGAGGCAAAAGGTAATTATCATACTCAATGGAACGAGGTAAATAGACTATGCATTGAAATACCTGATGGCAAATCTCACAAGTTATATCTCCCTTTTCATCGCACCATCGCTGGACACATTTTCTATGAGCGTACTGGATTTTGCAACAACGAAGTAGATGAGAAATGAAGAAAGAATAGTTAGGCTACCAATAAAAGCTCATATAAGTACAAAAAAATAGTTGTTGGACATTGCATCACAGAGAGATAAAATAAACTCATCTATTCTATGGCTCCCAGACTTTAAATTCTAAGGCAAATCAAAGAGAATGTAAAGAACTATAAAAGTTTGGTATACAAATACATTTTATGAATTGCTGACAACAAAACATTTTTCAGCTTTAGTAGGTAATTGCAGCAAACAAGCTCATTGAACAAGAAGAGCATAAAAGTTTACCAACTTCATAAAGATACCTTCAAGCTGCCACTGCAACGACAAGGAACCTCCAAATTTTTCACACTATCTTCTTCCTGGCAAATCCGGCATTCCACATTCTGAAGTAATGGCTCTTCTTCACCTCCAACTCCTAGATGTTCGTTGTCATTAGCATCAATAACTGAGGACGTACCAACTACCTGAGAGCAAGATCTGCCAACAGAGGATTCTGCATCCTCGGACCTTGGCAGCGAGTGCAAAGATTCAGGTGTGATGAGACGATCAACACACAAAACCAAGTGTTCTTCCATTAGCAATTCACCAACTTATCCTAAGATCATCAAACATCATCAGCCATCTCACGTGACAAAAGTATAAGAGGAAAAATTTGGAGACGCACTAAGCAAAAGAAGATTTTCCAACCATCACACATAACAGACTACTAGGGCTATTGGTTTTGGTGAATTCAGTATACTTTAGTGCTGTATAGATTGGCTTAACCTTTGTATGGCATTGCACAAGGTTAGCCCCCTATTTTGCCAAATAAATGTTGCTACATACTAAAAAGACTATCACATGTCAAGAGAAAGGGATTTGAAAAGCATAAGATGTACATTTCTTTAATTTCCTTCTAACAAGGTTTAGGCTCCTCTCAATTAGTATAAAAAATCCACAATGCCATAAAAACGGCAAGGAAACTGGATCTCCTAGTTTGAATTCCCAAACAGATATCCCACTACCAAAGAACAGCAGCAGACTAATCAAGAGGGATGGGTCTTATTGCTTCTTTCTTTTTCGGGTAGGTAATAAACTCCATACAACAACAAACCCACTGTAATCCcacaaagtggggtctgggaggggCAGAGGGTACGCAAACTTTAACCCTACCTTGTGAAGGCAGGGAGGCTTTTCAATTAGACCCCGGCCCaagataaaagtaaaagaagCAGACACAACACATAGTAACACCAACAAGATAAGGTAATAAACTCTATAAAACTGAGATTTCAGGGCCATCCCATTTTAGTAAATATACAGCTATAATGGTGTGCTCTTGAACACAAAATTGGAGGATTGTAGCTAAACGAGCTTGAAACCTAACATCATATTAACAAATTGACCTATAAAAGCAAGTCCAAAACTCAATTCAAATTTTGGAACAAAATCAAGACCATAAATTAGTAACCAAGCTTGAAACTTCAAgctttgtagatcaaaagatgaaaaaattaACATCTTTTACGATCAATTTCAATTAATCGCAATAAAGGGAATTAAAAAGTAAGAATCAAGAAATTCTGGACCAATTAACTCACCCAAACATAAAAAACATAAACCCAAAACAAAAAGTTACAATCTTGAACTAGGAATTTATATTAAAGAGTGTAAATTAGACACATGAATTTGAGGTGCCTGAATTAACTCACTCAAATGTAAAATCTTAAACCCAAAACGAGAAAGTTACAATCTTGAGGAAATTTAGGACAAAATACAGATGAAAAGATAAGAATTTGAGCTACCTGGATATTCAATTTTTGATGGGTTTTGCTTTTCTGAGGACAAAACTTAGAAGCTAATGAATATATACCGAGTCTTTTTCGGATGAAGAAAAGTCGCAATTACACTTTTTCCTTGTGGGGTTGCTTAGAAATTGATGATTGATAAAATAGATTAAAAGGAAATGTAGTTATAGCACTGTAGTTTAATGTTAAGTCTTTTTTACTTTATGGATTGTGTCGAAGTTTATGGATACATGTGAGAGTTAAAATTACGTATATCTCTTTTTTTTGGTTCCCAACTGGTATCCAATATCCATATTATTACCCAACTAAATTCGGATTCGCACCGGAAAGTCTCACATTGAAGAAAGCGCTTCCTAACAATCCATATACAGGGGCTCGAATCCGAAACTCTGATTAAATATAAAGAAATACTTATCACTCGACTACAACCCTTATTAGTAAATATATCTTATTTGATTAAATATGTTTAAGTAATAATAAAGTTATATTCAAAATTCGAACTTTATAAATTTGAAGATTGAAAATCACAATTCATTTTAATTGATTGAGTTCGAACTTTATTATTTATACTTATTTAAAGAATacatttaaatatatatatatatatatatatatatatatatatatatatatatatatatatatatatatatatatatgtttaagCTAAAGCTATTGGATTAAAATGAACCCATAATATTTATATTGCATTTGCCGCTAAGTAACAAAAATTGAATTTtatcttgtttatttgatataaATATCAAGTACATAAATTTATTATTGCCGATAATTCTTTTTGTAGAAAAACTTTAGTACTCTTACAAAGGATATTTATTTGATATAAATATCAAGTACATAAATTTATTATTGCCGATAATTCTTTTTGTAGAAAAACTTTAGTACTCTTACAAAGGATAGGTATGGCGAATTCGAATATAATTAAGTTTTAATATGAGTACCGAGGgccaaaaattaaaaaacaacTCTTAGAAAGGGGAAGCGGGTGGAAAAGTTAGTAGCTTTGGCTTTTAAAAAGAGTGATGTGATTTGACGACTTGGTAAAAAACAAGGGACAATGGGGTTAGTCGAAAAGAGAAGAGAAGTATTCATTAACTTTCTGTCTATTTGGTTTcgttctctttctttctttttattttttagaaaataatATGATAAAATGTAATAGccgataatatatatatatttatatatattttttatatatttgactaataaatataattatttttaatggACCAACCAAATACTTACGTAACTTggccttttttttccttttgatttTTGCCGACAGCTTAAGGCAAGAGTCCGGAATCAAAATGTGGTTCTGTTGGACTCAAAGAACAAAAATATGTGAAAAAAAAATTTAGTGACCAAAATATATGtagcgttttttttttttttgaatggcCAGTTAAGTATAACGTCTTTCAAAAAGACTCTATATTTGAATTAATTTAAGGGGGAATATGGCGTCTTTCGACCCCCTCCCCCCATAATTTAAAaaagaggaattttcagaaatcattattgtttagtggctattaacttcttatagctaccatatacataattacttcctATAGATACTATTTAGTTGTTACGCGACTGTATTCGcgctactatattcatgaatatagtagcgAAATTCGCCTAAAAATAGGGGAATCCAGCTATGCAACTGTATTCATTGTATTCGCGCTACTATATTTACAGTAGTGGAATTCGCCTAAAAATAGGGGAGTCCAGCTGTTTAACAACGGAAAGAGGATCAATTAGTGTATGTCACTCCTAATTTAACACAACAAAATCAATTCCACATAAATTTTGTTGCTACTgtgttgtattccatgtattcgcgcgactgtatttataaatacagtaAGGTAATCCGCCTAAAAATAGGGATTACATctatttaattatgtatttcatgtatttgcgcgactgtatttataaatacatTGAGTTATTCCGTATGTACATATTGTATTCAATTTACCGTATTCAATTTGACTATATTCAaacaataaaaatcacaaaacacaGTGATATTCGGTTGTATTCAAACAATATAGACCTTCGAAATACATAAATACATGCGAAAAATAATGtatttatacaaaaatacaatATATTTGAGTGTATTTGTACAAAATATAATGTATTTGTATCATTGTATGTGACTAAAtagcaaaaaagaagaagaaagttcGCTGGAGATGGCGTTTGTCGGCCAACAAAATACTATGTATATTGTATAAAATTAAAAATGGAGACGAACAAAAACTCACCCCTCAAATCTTCTCCGGTGTAGTTATCGCCAGATCTGTTCGCCTACAAGAATGAGCCAATACTGGATGATGGTGACGACCACGACAATGACACCGACAATTCTGCTGATTTAAGGGAGAACATAGAGGATTTAGAATCTTGctgatagagagagagagagagagagagagagagagagagagagagagagaaaatatAACTGGCGTATTTCATGTCTCAATGGTtggtgatcgaggccaaccctgtactactacaaagtagcgagagtggtcaaAGCAGCTTTTATCTGAGAAGGTCGGAtgattttcacagggagctagaaatgggaactgagtttctatctaaattagagatgcgtaattgctcCTAATTTtacttctaatcatagttggttttaatattacttctaaatttatactaataagatactaaattaagctaagttacgctaagagtaaactattgaagGTTGTCTGAATAGTTAAAAGGCACTAAGGGAGTGACtgtctcctaggtggatacttgacaggttctcgagtctaaggctaggttgtcatgttggggattatgatataaccattgcacgatactactcactctatacctctcggtagttttagtgattttgccctaattgactttatcaaaaccaattgggtatgataatttgtgcaagcaattgaggttcaaatcgggtattactatctctaggcttaaccctttaattggggctatcaatctcttgaatacgccccaattccttgttggactaattttcctagacttaggctctctttctcaagaagaacccaagtcaaataggcacaaattagtgtttgcaaccactaattcaatattaaaaccataaattagtccaaatatcaaacacccatagacattcaagccttaaaacacaagactcatcaaatactcacactagggttgagccacaaccctagttaatgggtctactactcatgataatagaagaaaacaaggaaatagatgaagaaaaaacccataatatttaattactagctaaaacttgaagattcaatgataaaactatagtacaattactcaaaatagtaaaaGGACACTGTTCACGAGCGCATCTCTGCTTAAAACTACCACTGATGAcctaaaatgggaaaagaaactatttatactaggacaaattttctggacaaaaaatACCCCTACaggggtagtgcggtccgcacaaaattgagtgcaGCCGTACTGAGGCTTTTGGCTTAAAACTTCTTCTCtttgaacttggccaccgcgggccgcacaaaatgcaccgcggccatggtggcttctattgcggtccgcacaaaaaggatcgCGGACCGCATTAGTAATGATTCCCAaattggcaactctctgaactccagcTTTGCGGACTACACAATATCGAGTGCGGTCGCAATAAAGCCAATGTGGTCCGCATGAAATGCTTTGTGACCGCATTGCTTGAATGTTTGAAAtgagcacctctctgaacttcctctttgcggaccgcacagaatgaagtgcggccgcattggtccTGTTACActatgcttggacttgttcttgataTTTTTGCATGTTTGACCAAACCGtacaatcaagtacaacatgtaagcctttgagactattttgtacacatttctaatcaaaactcaagtaagaaggagtgtaaaatgcatcataatccctagttataaactcccccaaacttaaacttttgcttgtgctcaaacaaataaaataagacacaccccttaagagtaaatccaagaaaattcagctgacctaaagtgacctcagccggcatcaattgggactaacaattgtcattaattcaaatgaatcattaacaacattcactttTTTAAGCACTGTGGATTTAAtgagacacaagagcatcaagagttgacccAACACAttaaagaaactctttctattactttggtcattgtggaatccAAACTCACATATCCTCAATTCTCCCTAAGCAAATTTCACCTTtaggattgtagcactcagaacgaggttaatagaaatacactcatctctctcaaagaaaagtcacaagtccgactctaagtaccatatgtttgccccttatgtgagtcaccactaatgtaagcttcattcaactcaagatcatatagggcttttgtggagacatagtgaaggctcagggtaggaaatgtttggtctaagtaggttccatcttccctttagcacttcttttgcttcgttttggcacatattctcttgactttttaagtcttttaacttctttctaaggggttagagacacacattgtcactctttcttgttcatttcaaatctttttctcatttttcaactttccacaccttttatttttttacttttattgaatcccttcattcttttctacattaaatattctttttgtctttttgattttcttcctttttcattgccttttcttttcttcattttgtaactTTTtacactttgttgcattcctcgtctctctccccaaacttatgcttttgccttgtgctaaggaaagatcgggtgccaagagagggtattttagaacgggtaaaggcttgtatcatggtttttgaaagaaaaaggtctatggctcaaaaggATTGACTacggattttatcattggtagatTGTGaaagtgttcaagatatcattcggatcaaggagatcctataatcacatctcaagtcaaattacacttagaattttgcctagacaaacattcagggcaagttctagaccaatggctcgggacttggacttgcaacaaattctcaccacacaagttatgggattgctaaagacacagagtcagAGGGCtgacaacaaccttagctaagatttgagcaacacaatggtcccgaaaaaaccatttgatgattatcggcaaacacaagagtctcaaggtcacaactatcaccatcctatacacaacgatttgtttttgacTATAGGAtgaaaggcaaatgtgttaggcccaagtgaagctttgcttgaggcatccttaccaactaactactaaaaagcaaaaagaaaacagactcaaacccttaagaaggttttcatgccatccatcatcaggaagagccacccgattcacacaaattccacctttggaaagaatcgtggcattaagaataccaaaggcttattgtaaaaactcaaaacaagaagctacgaacataaaataagaagataagaaaggaaaaatgcgaaaagtaaaatgaatatgtacaagaggggatttaatcgaatatacaatagggagaatgaatatatacataagaacgtaactttatatacatacccaaaattaaaaagtacaaaaaGTGCAATGGAAATGATAAAgttatatataaagaaaaaaatattgtcatatatacagtcatccaaatagggctaccccctcaaatgaaagttggcattgtcctcaatgtcaactaaccaaaataagcacaaaataaAGAAGAGAGCAAAGAGAAAACTCCCTATAggccctccgtctgcataggatcctgagtctgggtccctgggtcctctgtctGCTCTGGAACCTGTGACTGGCTCTCTGTGATCTGTGGCCCACTGGGACCTGGCCTGGACCTGGACTGAGTCCTGGGGCTAGCTGGAGGAACCTCCCTGCGGGTCTTCCAACTGTATGACTGCATCATCAGAATGGAGAATCACCATCTTCCTCTTGGGTGGCCTCTCTAACTCCTACTATGACTAGGGCTGGGCTGCTGGCGCCGGCTCATGCAATAACAAATTCAGAGGCAGGTGATCCGCcttcaacctctctacctccaccCGTAGCTTCTTCACTGACTCTTTTGAAGCGcgagtctttctcattttcttcacCTCCCTTGCAAGCTCCTTCAATGCCTTTCTATGAGAGTCAATAGCATCTATCAACTTCTTCTGGTTATCTAGAATCTCCTTCAGAGTGTCCTCAatggactgtgggacctgtggcgGAGGAGATGCTGACTGGGCTGCCACCACAATAGATAATACAGACAACTTAAAAGTAACTGTTTGCATTCAGTTGTTGATGCTGGCGAGGGTCTGGCTCAGGCGATAGGCAATCAAGGAGTACGCAGTCGATGATGGAATCTCTGGAGATTAAGAAGTAGAAGGTCCTGGGGCCACGTTGTTTGTGGTGGAaagaggctgagtaggagccactaccactactggctcttcaaaGTGGCCATTAGAAGTTGTGGCATTGCCCTTGAAGTTCTTgcctttagggttgtcatcactcTATAGGCTGTACCAGGAGAATGGTGCATTCGCCTTcactttcatatcaaatttccGCTTCTCCACATCTAAGTCCTCAAGGTACATGGTCAAGAAGTTGGGGAAGGGATAAGATTTGTCACCTTCGTTCACTACCCGGGTAATTACCCGGAACATCACATTCCCGAAGTTAAtcgggtaccctgccatgatcgatgccaccaatatagcccgGTGGATAGGAAGTGAGCTGTCGTAGGTGGTGGGGTCTAGTCTACtacacacaaatgtctcccaccctttAGCTTCAAAGTTCAGTGACCTTCTTAGAATCTTCACTCCCACAGTcaaccaatcgggggtggtacctgggattgccaagtactctgccACCCAAGGACGAGCAGACTCACCCAATGCCATCTTCTCTAAATACCATGACTCATCCTCCTCCGGAAAGCCCATGTAATCATTTATTGTCTTGCCATCAAATTTCACCTTCAAGTTCCGCACTTTGGTCACTGTGGTAcccttttttatgtgggcaaCATTTGTGTATAACtccttcaccaagtgctcattggtATCCTCCACGTGGCCTATGAAATAATCCTATCCAGCTCTCTTTCTAAACTgcctcaacacattggggttgtgaggcaaaaggtcccGGGTGATGAATTTACGCTAGGGTATTAgcttcctctcgggccaccactctctgaactTGTGATAGGCAACCTCACTCACAAACCGGTCCTGACATGCCTCCGGATTTTTGGTCCTCTCTACCCCTCCTACTTGAGGCTCACCCCCTTCTActtcttccccttcttcttctACGAGCCCCTCCCCGGATAGTGAAGTTGTAGGAGAGGTGG encodes the following:
- the LOC104246614 gene encoding uncharacterized protein isoform X8, giving the protein MEEHLVLCVDRLITPESLHSLPRSEDAESSVGRSCSQVVGTSSVIDANDNEHLGVGGEEEPLLQNVECRICQEEDSVKNLEVPCRCSGSLKYAHRKCVQRWCDEKGDITCEICHQPYQPGYTAPPPPPQSEDTAIDISRGWTVGGTQIDLHDPRLLAMAAAERRLLDADYDEYADSNASGAAFCRSAALILMALLLLRHALTIGNADEDEDDVSVFFSLFLLRAAGFLLPCYIIAWAIGILQRRRQRQVYVWLVT
- the LOC104246614 gene encoding uncharacterized protein isoform X6, with protein sequence MEEHLVLCVDRLITPESLHSLPRSEDAESSVGRSCSQVVGTSSVIDANDNEHLGVGGEEEPLLQNVECRICQEEDSVKNLEVPCRCSGSLKYAHRKCVQRWCDEKGDITCEICHQPYQPGYTAPPPPPQSEDTAIDISRGWTVGGTQIDLHDPRLLAMAAAERRLLDADYDEYADSNASGAAFCRSAALILMALLLLRHALTIGNADEDEDDVSVFFSLFLLRAAGFLLPCYIIAWAIGILQRRRQRQSLVNKVTIRQNQLKKE
- the LOC104246614 gene encoding uncharacterized protein isoform X5 is translated as MEEHLVLCVDRLITPESLHSLPRSEDAESSVGRSCSQVVGTSSVIDANDNEHLGVGGEEEPLLQNVECRICQEEDSVKNLEVPCRCSGSLKYAHRKCVQRWCDEKGDITCEICHQPYQPGYTAPPPPPQSEDTAIDISRGWTVGGTQIDLHDPRLLAMAAAERRLLDADYDEYADSNASGAAFCRSAALILMALLLLRHALTIGNADEDEDDVSVFFSLFLLRAAGFLLPCYIIAWAIGILQRRRQRQQSLVNKVTIRQNQLKKE
- the LOC104246614 gene encoding uncharacterized protein isoform X1, which encodes MEEHLVLCVDRLITPESLHSLPRSEDAESSVGRSCSQVVGTSSVIDANDNEHLGVGGEEEPLLQNVECRICQEEDSVKNLEVPCRCSGSLKYAHRKCVQRWCDEKGDITCEICHQPYQPGYTAPPPPPQSEDTAIDISRGWTVGGTQIDLHDPRLLAMAAAERRLLDADYDEYADSNASGAAFCRSAALILMALLLLRHALTIGNADEDEDDVSVFFSLFLLRAAGFLLPCYIIAWAIGILQRRRQRQPFPEAYPIPPGYTIRIILITTPLYRRMGCIMIVS
- the LOC104246614 gene encoding uncharacterized protein isoform X2, whose translation is MEEHLVLCVDRLITPESLHSLPRSEDAESSVGRSCSQVVGTSSVIDANDNEHLGVGGEEEPLLQNVECRICQEEDSVKNLEVPCRCSGSLKYAHRKCVQRWCDEKGDITCEICHQPYQPGYTAPPPPPQSEDTAIDIRGWTVGGTQIDLHDPRLLAMAAAERRLLDADYDEYADSNASGAAFCRSAALILMALLLLRHALTIGNADEDEDDVSVFFSLFLLRAAGFLLPCYIIAWAIGILQRRRQRQPFPEAYPIPPGYTIRIILITTPLYRRMGCIMIVS
- the LOC104246614 gene encoding uncharacterized protein isoform X3 codes for the protein MEEHLVLCVDRLITPESLHSLPRSEDAESSVGRSCSQVVGTSSVIDANDNEHLGVGGEEEPLLQNVECRICQEEDSVKNLEVPCRCSGSLKYAHRKCVQRWCDEKGDITCEICHQPYQPGYTAPPPPPQSEDTAIDISRGWTVGGTQIDLHDPRLLAMAAAERRLLDADYDEYADSNASGAAFCRSAALILMALLLLRHALTIGNADEDEDDVSVFFSLFLLRAAGFLLPCYIIAWAIGILQRRRQRQEKLKEAEEEKNKLEEKFKWLEQRILGYSD
- the LOC104246614 gene encoding uncharacterized protein isoform X7, producing MEEHLVLCVDRLITPESLHSLPRSEDAESSVGRSCSQVVGTSSVIDANDNEHLGVGGEEEPLLQNVECRICQEEDSVKNLEVPCRCSGSLKYAHRKCVQRWCDEKGDITCEICHQPYQPGYTAPPPPPQSEDTAIDIRGWTVGGTQIDLHDPRLLAMAAAERRLLDADYDEYADSNASGAAFCRSAALILMALLLLRHALTIGNADEDEDDVSVFFSLFLLRAAGFLLPCYIIAWAIGILQRRRQRQSLVNKVTIRQNQLKKE
- the LOC104246614 gene encoding uncharacterized protein isoform X9 yields the protein MEEHLVLCVDRLITPESLHSLPRSEDAESSVGRSCSQVVGTSSVIDANDNEHLGVGGEEEPLLQNVECRICQEEDSVKNLEVPCRCSGSLKYAHRKCVQRWCDEKGDITCEICHQPYQPGYTAPPPPPQSEDTAIDIRGWTVGGTQIDLHDPRLLAMAAAERRLLDADYDEYADSNASGAAFCRSAALILMALLLLRHALTIGNADEDEDDVSVFFSLFLLRAAGFLLPCYIIAWAIGILQRRRQRQVYVWLVT
- the LOC104246614 gene encoding uncharacterized protein isoform X4 is translated as MEEHLVLCVDRLITPESLHSLPRSEDAESSVGRSCSQVVGTSSVIDANDNEHLGVGGEEEPLLQNVECRICQEEDSVKNLEVPCRCSGSLKYAHRKCVQRWCDEKGDITCEICHQPYQPGYTAPPPPPQSEDTAIDIRGWTVGGTQIDLHDPRLLAMAAAERRLLDADYDEYADSNASGAAFCRSAALILMALLLLRHALTIGNADEDEDDVSVFFSLFLLRAAGFLLPCYIIAWAIGILQRRRQRQEKLKEAEEEKNKLEEKFKWLEQRILGYSD